One part of the Paenibacillus silvisoli genome encodes these proteins:
- the atpE gene encoding F0F1 ATP synthase subunit C has protein sequence MGALALVAAAIVFGLGALGAGIGNGLIVGRTVEGISRQPELRGTLQTTMFIGVALVEALPVISLVLAFIFLGKA, from the coding sequence ATGGGAGCTTTAGCATTAGTTGCAGCAGCAATTGTATTCGGTCTTGGAGCACTGGGTGCAGGTATCGGTAACGGTTTGATCGTAGGTCGTACAGTTGAGGGTATCTCCCGTCAACCAGAACTTCGCGGTACTCTTCAAACTACAATGTTCATCGGTGTCGCGCTTGTCGAGGCACTTCCAGTTATCTCCCTCGTTCTTGCGTTCATCTTCTTGGGTAAAGCTTAA
- the atpD gene encoding F0F1 ATP synthase subunit beta: MSKGHVVQVTGPVVDIAFENGHLPEILNAIKIEKKAQNPGEVDINLTVEVATHLGDNLVRCVAMSSTDGLVRGTAAIDLGKPITVPVGPATLGRVFNVLGDPIDNNGDVDRTIANPIHRQAPTFEELSTQQEILETGIKVIDLMAPYAKGGKIGLFGGAGVGKTVTMQELIHNIAQEHGGISVFAGVGERTREGNDLYHEMSDSGVIAKTAMVFGQMNEPPGARLRVALTGLTMAEYFRDEEGRDVLLFVDNIFRFTQAGSEVSALLGRMPSAVGYQPTLATEMGQLQERITSTKKGSVTSIQAIYVPADDYTDPAPATAFAHLDATTNLERNIAAMGIFPAVDPLASSSRILTPEILGEEHYQVAQSVKKVLQRYKELLDIIAILGMDELSEEDKLIVHRARRIQVFFAQPLHVAEAFNGIPGLYVPVKETVRSFKEILEGKYDHLPESAFHNVGTIEDAVAKAEKLAQEV; this comes from the coding sequence ATGAGCAAGGGGCATGTAGTCCAGGTCACAGGTCCGGTTGTCGACATCGCGTTCGAGAACGGTCACCTGCCTGAGATTCTTAATGCGATAAAAATTGAGAAAAAAGCTCAAAACCCGGGCGAAGTTGACATCAACCTTACGGTTGAAGTTGCAACTCACCTTGGCGACAACCTGGTTCGCTGCGTTGCGATGTCTTCCACTGACGGTCTTGTCAGAGGTACAGCAGCTATTGACTTGGGTAAACCAATTACAGTACCTGTAGGTCCGGCAACGCTTGGCCGCGTATTCAACGTACTGGGCGATCCAATCGATAACAATGGTGATGTAGACCGTACGATCGCTAACCCGATCCACCGTCAAGCGCCAACGTTCGAAGAGCTTTCCACGCAACAAGAGATTCTGGAAACAGGCATTAAAGTTATCGACCTTATGGCTCCGTACGCTAAGGGCGGTAAAATCGGTCTCTTCGGCGGCGCGGGCGTAGGTAAAACCGTAACGATGCAAGAGCTGATCCACAACATCGCGCAAGAGCACGGCGGTATTTCCGTATTCGCCGGCGTTGGTGAGCGTACTCGTGAAGGTAATGACCTTTACCACGAGATGAGCGACTCCGGCGTTATCGCCAAAACGGCGATGGTATTCGGTCAAATGAACGAGCCTCCGGGCGCGCGTCTTCGCGTAGCTTTGACAGGCTTGACAATGGCTGAGTATTTCCGTGATGAAGAAGGAAGAGACGTTCTTCTGTTCGTCGATAACATCTTCCGCTTCACGCAAGCCGGTTCCGAAGTATCCGCATTGCTCGGCCGTATGCCGTCCGCGGTAGGTTACCAACCAACGTTGGCAACTGAAATGGGTCAATTGCAAGAGCGTATCACTTCGACGAAGAAAGGTTCCGTTACTTCCATTCAAGCGATCTACGTTCCTGCCGATGACTATACGGATCCGGCTCCTGCAACGGCGTTTGCCCACTTGGATGCAACGACTAACCTTGAGCGTAACATCGCTGCTATGGGTATCTTCCCAGCCGTTGACCCGCTCGCTTCGTCTTCCCGTATCCTGACGCCGGAAATTCTTGGCGAAGAGCACTACCAAGTAGCGCAATCCGTTAAGAAAGTTCTGCAACGTTATAAAGAGCTTCTGGATATTATCGCGATCCTCGGTATGGACGAATTGTCTGAAGAAGACAAGCTGATCGTTCACCGCGCTCGTCGTATTCAAGTGTTCTTCGCGCAGCCGCTACACGTTGCGGAGGCGTTCAATGGTATCCCGGGCTTGTACGTTCCTGTTAAGGAAACCGTACGCAGCTTCAAAGAAATTCTTGAAGGCAAGTACGACCACCTTCCAGAATCGGCATTCCACAACGTCGGAACGATCGAAGACGCGGTTGCTAAAGCGGAAAAACTCGCTCAAGAGGTTTAA
- a CDS encoding S-layer homology domain-containing protein: protein MTFKKKLAVTTIAASLVTGSLAGLPLSSKGLAEQLGFANVASAATATTYDQFIDRLEAIHDALLLGEDAQSVRDLRSEIAALNYADDNAAIDPLWVYVPDAVKGNHDVDFKGVLFNTFQALGTVMYSTRNDEIDAIRSDADLKAALVELAEVTGTEKLTVSDLLAFVDAVETEAVDQVNTNLADLLLDDSHSLATALIKASVKEVLADDTLKVSNVLNWFKGSTTNEQLSEGLAATLDNFTTALPSGKAATKALLIAGIRAEAVSSVATTDSGRTQTYSLALKGITIPSSLLAWSKVSGGSADVTVESNGVVKLANTATSGTATVQARFLNKVVFEKAVTVSYSSDYVFIPSAPSNIFGDLKNRIANATGAEKDKLIKEAIAKALEAINAISTIDVSGSVVIVDGKATVTVNSGTVSKVASDIAAIIAALKDVAPGAEKQLPNINVTFQAGKVESKDITFNVDADGVKSVTAAGLYGTKFAVNGFSANLPVSQAKNGKVGFNVKNSTPAANTLKAVSDSYDFNLSVDGAAVHQFSQPVEISIPVTLPAGVDKDLLSVYDGTTFFGGVYNNGVITENRDHFSSYVVVENKVAFKDISKVKAWAGRQIEVMAAKGAIQGRAKGAFVPNGEVTRAEFAKMLVQALDLDNVLAKEGFSDVNATDWFAPYVAAASEAGIIKGRTATSFAPKATITRAEMAVMVARALEATKGVKASADDLKALDAFKDASAINASLKDGVAFAANNGLVVGDKGKFNPNATATRAQAAVIIYRAFNFKG from the coding sequence GTGACTTTTAAAAAGAAACTAGCAGTAACGACGATCGCAGCCAGCCTAGTAACTGGCTCGCTCGCAGGATTGCCACTTAGCAGCAAAGGTTTGGCAGAACAACTAGGGTTTGCTAACGTTGCTTCGGCAGCGACAGCGACAACTTATGACCAATTCATCGACCGCCTGGAAGCTATCCATGACGCTCTTCTGCTTGGTGAAGATGCGCAATCCGTACGTGACTTGCGCTCCGAGATCGCAGCATTGAACTATGCTGACGATAACGCAGCTATCGATCCGTTGTGGGTTTATGTACCAGATGCAGTGAAGGGCAATCATGATGTAGACTTTAAAGGGGTATTGTTCAATACTTTCCAAGCTCTTGGAACAGTTATGTACAGCACTCGCAACGATGAAATTGACGCAATTCGCTCCGATGCTGACCTGAAAGCGGCTCTTGTAGAGTTGGCTGAAGTAACAGGCACAGAGAAGCTCACTGTTAGCGATCTTCTCGCTTTCGTTGATGCGGTAGAGACAGAAGCAGTTGATCAAGTGAATACGAATCTAGCAGACCTGCTTCTAGATGACTCGCACTCTTTGGCAACAGCATTGATCAAGGCTTCCGTTAAAGAAGTTCTTGCAGACGACACACTTAAAGTAAGTAACGTTCTGAACTGGTTCAAAGGTTCCACAACGAACGAGCAGCTTTCCGAAGGTCTGGCGGCTACGCTTGACAACTTCACAACTGCACTTCCTTCCGGTAAGGCAGCTACTAAAGCACTTCTGATTGCCGGCATTCGCGCAGAAGCAGTAAGCTCGGTTGCTACAACTGACAGCGGCCGTACGCAAACCTACTCGCTAGCACTTAAGGGCATCACGATCCCTAGCTCCTTGCTGGCTTGGAGCAAAGTAAGCGGCGGCAGCGCTGACGTTACTGTAGAATCGAACGGTGTTGTAAAACTTGCTAACACTGCAACTTCCGGAACAGCAACAGTTCAAGCGAGATTCTTGAATAAAGTTGTGTTCGAGAAAGCAGTAACGGTTTCGTACTCCAGTGATTACGTCTTTATTCCAAGCGCTCCATCGAACATCTTTGGCGATCTTAAGAACAGAATCGCAAACGCTACAGGCGCAGAGAAAGACAAGCTAATCAAAGAAGCAATTGCTAAAGCATTGGAAGCTATTAATGCAATCTCCACGATTGACGTTAGCGGCAGCGTTGTTATTGTAGACGGAAAAGCAACTGTTACTGTGAATAGCGGTACAGTAAGCAAAGTAGCAAGCGATATCGCTGCAATTATCGCTGCTTTGAAAGACGTTGCTCCAGGCGCTGAGAAGCAGCTGCCGAACATTAACGTAACTTTCCAAGCAGGCAAAGTGGAATCCAAGGATATTACGTTCAACGTAGATGCTGACGGCGTGAAAAGCGTGACGGCAGCTGGCTTGTACGGAACGAAGTTTGCAGTTAACGGTTTCAGTGCAAACCTCCCGGTTAGCCAAGCGAAGAACGGTAAAGTTGGCTTCAATGTGAAGAACAGCACACCAGCTGCAAACACGTTGAAAGCTGTATCTGATTCTTACGACTTCAACCTGTCGGTTGACGGGGCCGCTGTACACCAGTTCAGCCAACCAGTAGAAATCAGCATTCCTGTTACGCTTCCGGCTGGCGTTGATAAAGATCTTCTTTCCGTATACGACGGAACAACATTCTTCGGTGGCGTGTACAATAACGGCGTTATCACAGAAAATCGTGACCACTTCTCCTCGTATGTAGTAGTTGAGAATAAAGTGGCATTCAAAGACATCAGCAAAGTGAAAGCATGGGCTGGCCGTCAAATCGAAGTAATGGCCGCTAAAGGTGCTATCCAAGGCCGCGCTAAAGGTGCATTCGTACCGAATGGCGAAGTAACACGCGCTGAGTTCGCGAAAATGCTTGTTCAAGCACTTGATCTGGACAACGTTCTTGCTAAAGAAGGCTTCAGCGACGTTAACGCTACAGACTGGTTTGCTCCATACGTAGCAGCAGCATCCGAGGCAGGCATCATTAAAGGACGTACAGCAACTTCCTTCGCTCCTAAAGCTACAATCACGCGCGCTGAGATGGCTGTCATGGTTGCACGCGCGTTGGAAGCTACTAAAGGCGTTAAAGCAAGCGCAGACGATTTGAAGGCTCTTGATGCATTCAAAGACGCTAGCGCAATTAACGCTTCCTTGAAAGACGGAGTCGCATTCGCGGCGAACAATGGTTTGGTTGTAGGCGATAAAGGTAAGTTCAACCCTAACGCAACAGCTACTCGTGCTCAAGCAGCAGTAATCATTTACCGTGCATTCAACTTCAAGGGCTAA
- a CDS encoding tyrosine-protein phosphatase, whose amino-acid sequence MIDIHTHILPGIDDGAADLDESLDLARAAVADGITGLIATPHHANGKYMNEAGFVRNQIEQLQATLAENQIPLQLYVGQEVRVHSDMFDAWNAAELATLAGSTYILLEMPSSTVPKRMLEYIHEFTIMGIRPIIAHPERNAEVVQNPDKLREMVEAGAYGQVTTHSILGGFGKQIERASWQLCRAGLIHTLSSDAHHVQKRGFRLHEAYVKVRNELGEEFERCYKLNAEAIIANRELLESPMETSSQKGKGWLKILNFFQK is encoded by the coding sequence ATGATTGATATTCATACGCACATCTTGCCGGGCATTGACGATGGAGCTGCGGATCTTGACGAATCTCTTGATTTGGCAAGAGCGGCTGTTGCCGACGGCATCACCGGTTTGATCGCTACTCCACACCATGCCAATGGTAAGTATATGAACGAGGCGGGTTTTGTCCGGAATCAGATTGAACAACTGCAGGCAACTCTAGCAGAGAATCAAATTCCGCTGCAGCTCTATGTAGGTCAAGAGGTTCGCGTACATAGCGATATGTTTGATGCATGGAACGCGGCCGAGCTTGCGACATTAGCCGGTTCTACATATATTTTGTTGGAAATGCCTTCTTCCACGGTTCCTAAGCGAATGCTAGAGTACATCCATGAGTTTACGATTATGGGCATCAGGCCGATCATCGCACATCCGGAGCGAAACGCCGAGGTTGTGCAAAATCCGGACAAGCTGAGAGAGATGGTAGAGGCGGGGGCGTACGGTCAAGTGACCACGCACTCTATTTTGGGCGGCTTTGGGAAGCAGATCGAACGCGCGTCCTGGCAGCTCTGCAGGGCGGGGCTTATTCATACGCTGTCCTCTGATGCGCATCATGTCCAGAAGCGCGGGTTTCGGTTGCATGAGGCTTATGTAAAGGTCAGAAATGAACTTGGCGAGGAGTTCGAGCGATGCTATAAGCTTAATGCCGAAGCTATTATAGCGAATCGAGAACTGCTAGAATCGCCTATGGAAACTTCCAGCCAAAAAGGTAAAGGTTGGTTAAAAATCCTAAATTTCTTTCAAAAGTAA
- a CDS encoding F0F1 ATP synthase subunit epsilon — MSSFLLEIVTPERKAYAEDVNMIIVKGSEGEMGILPNHIPMVTPLKIAPVTIKKDRSEEVIAVNGGFLEIRKDKVVILAESAELPGDIDLTRAEAAKQRAEQRLNGKRDEFDQLRAELALQRALNRISVKSR, encoded by the coding sequence ATGAGCTCCTTTTTATTGGAAATTGTAACCCCTGAGCGTAAAGCTTACGCTGAGGATGTAAATATGATTATCGTCAAAGGCTCCGAAGGTGAGATGGGTATCCTGCCCAATCACATCCCAATGGTTACGCCTTTGAAAATTGCTCCTGTCACGATCAAGAAGGACCGCTCCGAAGAAGTCATCGCCGTAAACGGCGGCTTCCTCGAGATCCGCAAGGATAAAGTGGTCATCTTGGCTGAGAGCGCCGAGCTGCCGGGCGACATCGATCTTACCCGCGCAGAAGCGGCGAAGCAGCGTGCGGAGCAGCGCCTGAACGGCAAGCGCGATGAGTTCGACCAACTCCGCGCCGAGCTCGCTCTGCAGCGCGCCCTTAACCGGATCTCGGTTAAATCGCGCTAA
- the atpF gene encoding F0F1 ATP synthase subunit B, protein MDIVWSNFFIQLIAFGILFWLLSRYAFGPLFSIMEQRKQFVKEQLESAENSRKQAEAQYEEQKQSLQQARKDAYDIIEQAKQTSTKQADEIVNTAKSEATRLKDEAVKDIESEKNKAISALRSQVSGMSVMIASKIIEKQIDDKSQEQLVDQYLNEVGSK, encoded by the coding sequence TTGGATATCGTATGGTCCAATTTTTTCATCCAGCTGATTGCATTCGGAATACTTTTCTGGTTGCTTAGCCGTTACGCTTTCGGTCCGCTCTTCTCCATCATGGAACAGCGCAAGCAGTTCGTGAAAGAACAGCTTGAGAGCGCGGAGAACAGCCGCAAGCAAGCCGAGGCGCAATATGAAGAGCAAAAACAATCGCTTCAACAAGCGCGCAAGGATGCCTATGACATCATTGAGCAAGCGAAGCAAACAAGCACGAAGCAAGCCGACGAGATCGTCAACACTGCTAAATCCGAGGCGACTCGCCTGAAGGACGAAGCTGTTAAAGATATCGAGAGCGAGAAGAACAAAGCGATTTCTGCGCTCCGCAGCCAAGTTAGCGGCATGTCCGTCATGATCGCTTCCAAAATCATCGAGAAGCAAATCGATGACAAATCGCAAGAGCAGCTTGTTGACCAATACTTGAATGAGGTTGGAAGCAAATGA
- a CDS encoding F0F1 ATP synthase subunit delta codes for MSRESVVAKRYAKALFELAQSNNAIADVEKQLKIVVDVLAGDAQIRKFLGLPNVEVSKKIDIIKGALSDTVTVMVLNTVELLIIRGRHDAIADVYEAYTKVAGDALGQAHATIYTAKSLSNEELNKVSAQFGSLIGKRIIAKQIVEPALLGGVQVRIGDRLYDGSLSGKLARLEQALKTQAL; via the coding sequence ATGAGCCGCGAGAGCGTCGTAGCTAAACGCTACGCTAAAGCGTTGTTTGAACTGGCACAAAGCAATAATGCGATCGCAGATGTTGAGAAGCAGCTGAAAATCGTCGTCGACGTTCTTGCCGGAGATGCGCAAATCCGCAAATTCCTCGGCCTGCCTAACGTCGAAGTGTCGAAGAAGATCGATATTATTAAAGGTGCGCTTTCCGACACCGTGACGGTTATGGTACTGAACACAGTTGAGCTGCTGATCATCCGCGGCCGCCACGACGCGATCGCAGATGTATACGAAGCTTATACGAAAGTAGCGGGCGATGCGCTCGGTCAGGCACACGCTACTATATATACGGCTAAATCGTTGTCGAACGAAGAGCTGAACAAGGTGTCGGCTCAATTCGGATCTTTAATCGGCAAGCGCATTATCGCAAAACAAATCGTTGAACCAGCTCTGCTCGGCGGCGTACAAGTACGCATCGGCGACCGTCTGTACGACGGCAGCCTCTCCGGCAAGCTCGCTCGACTTGAACAAGCTTTGAAAACTCAAGCATTGTAG
- the atpA gene encoding F0F1 ATP synthase subunit alpha gives MSIRPDEISTLIKQQIEQFKSEIQVVDVGTVIQVGDGIARVHGLENAMAGELLEFSNGVMGMALNLEESNVGVVIMGPYTGIREGDQVKRTGRIMEVPVGEALLGRVVNALGQPVDGNGPVNTTATRPVESPAPGVMARKSVFEPMQTGIKAIDAMIPIGRGQRELIIGDRQTGKTQIAIDTIVNQKGNGVICIYVAIGQKQSTVRTVVESLRQQGALDYTIVVTASASEPSPLLYLAPYTGCSMGEYFMYNGKHVLVIYDDLSKQAAAYRELSLLLRRPPGREAYPGDVFYLHSRLLERAAKLNDELGGGSLTALPFIETQAGDISAYIPTNVISITDGQIFLESDLFYSGQRPAVNVGNSVSRVGSSAQIKAMKKVAGTLKTDLAQYRELAAFAAFGSDLDKVTQSRLNRGERTLEILKQGVNAPLPVERQVVSLYTVTRGHVDDLPVQDVRRFEQGFLAYVDANKPEIFASIRDTKDLTSDNEKVLVEAIKTFKNSFAASV, from the coding sequence TTGAGTATCAGACCTGATGAAATCAGCACGCTGATTAAACAACAGATCGAACAATTTAAATCCGAAATTCAAGTCGTTGACGTCGGTACGGTCATCCAAGTCGGTGACGGTATCGCGCGCGTGCACGGCCTTGAGAACGCTATGGCCGGCGAACTGCTCGAATTCTCGAACGGCGTTATGGGTATGGCCCTTAACCTTGAAGAGAGCAACGTCGGTGTCGTTATCATGGGACCTTACACAGGCATCCGTGAAGGCGACCAAGTGAAAAGAACCGGCCGCATCATGGAAGTTCCAGTTGGCGAAGCGCTGCTTGGCCGCGTTGTAAACGCACTGGGCCAACCGGTTGACGGCAACGGTCCGGTCAACACGACGGCAACTCGTCCAGTCGAATCTCCGGCACCGGGCGTTATGGCTCGTAAATCGGTATTCGAGCCGATGCAAACGGGTATCAAAGCGATCGACGCAATGATTCCGATCGGCCGCGGTCAACGTGAGCTTATCATCGGCGACCGTCAAACGGGTAAAACGCAAATCGCGATCGACACGATCGTTAACCAAAAAGGCAACGGCGTTATTTGTATCTACGTTGCTATCGGTCAAAAGCAATCCACGGTTCGTACGGTTGTTGAATCCCTTCGCCAACAAGGCGCTTTGGACTACACGATCGTCGTTACGGCGAGCGCTTCCGAGCCGTCCCCGCTCCTTTACCTGGCGCCTTACACAGGCTGCTCGATGGGCGAGTACTTCATGTACAACGGCAAACACGTACTTGTTATCTATGATGACCTTTCCAAACAAGCGGCAGCATACCGTGAGCTTTCCTTGCTGCTTCGCCGTCCTCCGGGCCGTGAGGCTTACCCGGGCGACGTATTCTACCTGCACTCCCGTTTGCTTGAGCGCGCAGCTAAGCTGAACGATGAGCTTGGCGGCGGTTCCTTGACTGCTCTGCCATTCATCGAGACGCAAGCCGGCGACATCTCGGCTTACATCCCGACGAACGTAATCTCGATTACGGACGGCCAAATCTTCCTTGAGTCCGACCTGTTCTACTCCGGTCAGCGTCCAGCGGTTAACGTTGGTAACTCCGTATCCCGTGTAGGCAGCTCCGCTCAAATCAAAGCCATGAAGAAGGTTGCCGGTACGCTCAAAACCGACCTTGCGCAATACCGCGAGTTGGCAGCATTTGCAGCGTTCGGATCCGATCTCGATAAAGTAACGCAATCCCGTCTGAACCGCGGTGAGCGTACGCTTGAAATTCTGAAGCAAGGCGTTAACGCGCCGTTGCCTGTAGAGCGTCAAGTTGTATCCCTGTACACGGTTACTCGCGGTCATGTGGACGATCTTCCGGTTCAAGACGTACGTCGTTTCGAACAAGGCTTCCTGGCCTACGTGGATGCAAACAAACCAGAAATTTTCGCTTCCATCCGCGATACGAAAGATTTGACTTCCGACAATGAGAAAGTGCTTGTTGAAGCGATCAAAACGTTCAAAAACAGCTTTGCAGCGTCGGTATAA
- the atpG gene encoding ATP synthase F1 subunit gamma, whose translation MAKGMREIKRSIKSKQNTKQITKAMEMVASAKLKRAQDAAVASRPYTEKIKEVVASIASSGGAIKHPMLQSREIKRTAYLVVTSDRGLAGGYNANVLRKVWTEIQEKHKSAAEYDVFVIGRKGRDYFKRRGVALAGEVTGLSDTPKFADIKSVAAAAVKGFESGKYDELNLVYNQFYNAMTQVPVVKQLLPLDQSQFTGAKASYEYEPSPEKVLDVLLPKYAETVIYSSVLEGKASEFGARMTAMGNATKNATKMIAGLTLTYNRARQAAITQEIAEIVGGANAQA comes from the coding sequence ATGGCTAAAGGTATGCGCGAAATTAAGCGCTCGATCAAGAGCAAGCAGAATACGAAGCAGATTACGAAGGCTATGGAGATGGTTGCATCCGCGAAGCTCAAGAGAGCCCAAGATGCAGCGGTAGCATCGCGTCCATATACGGAGAAAATCAAAGAAGTCGTAGCGAGCATTGCATCGAGCGGAGGCGCGATCAAGCATCCAATGCTGCAAAGCCGCGAAATTAAGCGCACGGCCTATCTGGTCGTGACGTCGGACCGCGGTTTGGCGGGCGGATACAATGCGAACGTGCTTCGTAAAGTATGGACGGAAATTCAGGAGAAGCATAAGTCTGCTGCTGAATACGACGTATTCGTCATCGGTCGCAAAGGCCGCGATTACTTCAAGCGCCGGGGCGTAGCTCTTGCAGGCGAAGTAACGGGACTTTCCGATACACCTAAATTTGCAGATATCAAGTCCGTAGCGGCGGCTGCCGTTAAAGGCTTCGAGAGCGGCAAATATGACGAATTGAATCTGGTTTACAACCAATTCTACAATGCGATGACCCAAGTTCCTGTCGTTAAGCAGCTGCTTCCGTTGGATCAGTCGCAATTTACAGGCGCGAAGGCAAGCTACGAATATGAGCCGTCACCTGAGAAGGTACTCGACGTGCTGCTTCCTAAATACGCGGAAACGGTTATTTACAGCTCCGTATTGGAAGGCAAAGCGAGCGAGTTCGGCGCGCGTATGACTGCGATGGGCAATGCAACGAAGAACGCGACGAAGATGATCGCAGGCTTGACGTTGACGTACAACCGTGCGCGTCAGGCAGCAATCACGCAAGAAATCGCGGAAATCGTCGGCGGCGCGAACGCGCAGGCTTAG